The genomic segment GTCTCCGCCGCGATGCCGAGCCGCAGATCCGCGTACCCGTCGAAGCCCAGCGCCCGGCAGAACCGGGTGACTGTCGCCGGCGAGGTGCCGCTGCGCTCGGCGAGCTCGACGATGGTGGCCCGCGAGGCGGCGGCCGGATCGGTCAGCACCTGCTCGGCCACGCGCCGCAGCGCCCCCGTGAACTCGGGGAGCAGCGAGCGTACGCGGACGAGAACTCCCTGCTGGTTGACGGCGTGCAGGTCCATGGTGGCCTGGGTGCCGCGAACCATGGAATCGACGACCGCGGTCGCCGCGGCGCCGTCCATCTCCGGCTCGCTCATGGGCCACCCTTTCAGGAAGGAGTGTTTACTGTCGCGGTAAAAGTTCTTACTAACCGCCCCTCCATGTCAAGGAGTTGGGTGAAGTTTTCAAACCGTTACCTGACCTGCGCCGATGAACGCGTGTTACGCCGCCACCACTTGACAGCCATCAATCCGGAAATGTTCTTTACGACGTGACCGCCATCACGTGAGGTGGTTTGTCCGTGTTTCGCATGGCACTTTCGGGCATGCCGAGCCGCCCGATCGACCTGGTCGACCCGGCCCGAAGGAATGAACTGCTGGCGGCCGTGAAACGCAGTTTTTACCGCCGAAACAAGATCAAAAAGTTTTCCCGTACGTCCCGGGACCTTTCCCGGGCGCACCGGAGGCCAGGTCAGGCGGTCGCCCATCCCGTGGGGCACCAGGGGTGGCGCGGCTCAGGCGGGCACACTCCCCGCGGGCACCGGATGCGCCTCAGGCGGTGGCGCGGATCGCCTCGGTGAACGCCTCGGAGCGGTGCTCGAAGTTGCGGAACTGGCCGTAGCTCGGGGCGGCCGGCGACAACAGCACCACGCCATCGGCCGGGGTCAGCTCGCGCGACAGGCGTACGGCATGGGAAAGGTCTTCCGCCTCGACAGCCGTGACACCGGGCAGACCGGCCAGCACGGCCAGGATGCGGGGGCCGCTGTCGGGCAGACCGATCACGGTGAGCTCACGCTCGGCCAGGAAATCGCGCAACACGGAGTAGTCGAGACCACGGTCGGTGCCGCCCAGCAACACCGTCAAAGGCTTCCCGGCGTACGCGTCGATCGCGTGCATGGTCGCGTACGGGCTCGTGGAAAGCGTGTCGTCGACGAACGTCAGCCCGGACGGGTCGGTGATCTCGCTCAGCCGGTGCGGCAGCCCCTCGAACGACGCGACCGCCTCGGCCAGCCGGGACGCCGAACCGGGCACGTCGATGCCCAGCCCGTCCAGCACGGCCAGCGCGACGCACAGGTTGCGACCGTTGTGCGCGCCCTTGAGCCGCAGCGTGGAGCGCGGGAACAACACGTCGTCGGAGCAGAAGACCAGGTCGTCCTCGACGCGGAACCGCGAGTCGCCGGCGGCGGCCGGGACGGGCGGGAAGCCGTTGGCGTCGGTGACACCCCGGATCTCGTCGCGCAGCCGCTCGTCGGTGCCGTTGACGACGATCATTTCCGGTCCGTGGCGCAGCAGGTTGAGCTTGTCGCGGTAATACTCGCGCTCGCCGCCGTGCGCGTCCAGATGCTCGGGGAACAGCGACGTCACGACCGCCACGTGGGGCGAGTCGGTCAGGTCGGCACACTGGTAACTGGACAGCTCGAGCACGTAGAGCGGGGCGTCGTCCGGCATGTCGAGCAGCGGCACACCGATGTTGCCGCCGAACACGTTGGGCCGGTCGACCGCCGCCAGCAGGTGACTGATCAGGCTCGACGTGGTGCTCTTGCCCTTGCTGCCGGTGACGCCGATCGTGCGCGCCGCGTGATCGGCCATCCAGAGCGCGCTACCGCCGGTGACGGTGACGCCGCGCTCGCGCAGCTCCCTCATCCACGGATGGGTCTGCGGCACCCCCGGCGAACGCACCACGACATCGGCCGAGACGAGGGCCGGGAACGCGTGATCACCACCGGCCAGCGGGGCCCGGGCGGCCAGCTCCCCCTCCCACGACACCGAGAGGAAGTTCGCGCTGTCGTCGACGGCGATCAACCGGGACGGCCCGTGCGGGGCGATGGCCGTCACCGCGGCCCGCCCCTCGCGGCCCGTGCCCCAGACCGCAACGGACCGGCCCTTCAGGTCTGCCAGGCGCACGTTCGTCCCCTCCTCGTCGAGTCGCACTAGTATTGCCCGTCGGCCTTATGACAGGAGTTCCCGGGTGCAGTTCGACGCCATGCGCTTCCCCTCGTACGCTTTCGACCCCGCCACCGGCGTGGCGACGTTCGACTACGTGCTGGACGGCCCCTCTCCCCTGCGCTTCACCGAGACCATCACGCTGCCGCCGGCCGACGGTCCCGTGCCGCCCGCCCTCACCCGTGTGCTCGAGCTGCTGCACGTGGTGGCCGGGGTCAGCTACTTCAAGGTCGGCGCGCCCGCCCGCGTGATCGCCCCCAAGCCGGTCGCGCCCGAGGTGGCCGCCTTGTTCACGGCCGTCTACACCAAGGGCATGGCCGAGTACGCGTACCGTAATCAGCTCCCTCACGTCCTCGACCTGGTCGTCGAGACGCCCGGCCTGCTCGATCCGGCCCCGTTGATCGACAACAGCCAGAGCCGCCCGCTCTCCGCCGTGGGCGGCGGCAAGGACTCGATCGTCACGCTGGAGATCCTGCGCGCGGCCGGCCTCGACCCGGTGCCGTTCTCGGTCAACCCCAACCCGGTGATCAAAAACGTGAACGCCGCCTCCGGCCTGCCCGCCCTGGCCGCCCGGCGCAAACTCGACCCGAGCCTGTTCGAGCTGAACAAAGCGGGCGCGCTCAACGGTCACATCCCGGTCACCGCGATCAACTCGCTGATCGCGATCGCCACCGCGGTCTGGCACGGCCTGGGCCCGGTCGTCATGTCCAACGAGCGCTCCGCCTCCGACCCCAACCTGATCTGGAACGGTCACGAGGTCAACCACCAGTGGTCCAAAGGCGTCGAGGCCGAAGGCTTGCTGCGCGCCGCCGTGACCGCCCACGCCGGCCTCACCGAGCCCTACTTCTCGCTGCTGCGTTCCCTCTCCGAACTGCACATCGCCCAGCTGTTCGCCCGCCACACCCAGTACGACGACGTCGTGACGAGCTGCAACAAGGCCTTCAAGCTGCACGACCCGACGGCCCGCTGGTGCGGCGACTGCCCCAAGTGCCGCTTCGTCTACCTGGCGATGGCCCCCGCCATGCCCCGCGAACGCCTCAACCACATCTTCGGCCACGACCTGTTCGCCGACCCGGCCCAGCTGCCCGGCTTCCTGGAACTGCTGGGAATCGACGCCCACAAACCGTTCGAGTGCGTCGGCGAAGTCGAGGAGTCACTGGTCGCCCTGTCCATGCTCGACGACGACGCGCCCGTCCTGGTCGCTCTGCGCAAGGCCGTACCGCCCGTCGCCTGGACCACGGCCTCCCGCGACGATGTCCTCACCCCCGGCGGGCCCACCTACGTCCCGCCGGCATACGCCAAGATCATGACGGACGCCCTCTGAGCCTCCCGATGCCCCACGACGACGCGCCCACGGCCCCGCACAGCGCGCCCACGCACGCCGACAAGCCCGCCGCAGCCGCCCATGCCGGCGAACCCCTCGACGCCGCCGCCCATGTCGGCCGGCCCGTCCCCGACGCGACCGTCTACGTCGGAAAGGCCGACCTCGACGCCCCCGGCGAACAGGGCTGGCTGCTGGGCCACTTCCGCCCACCCGACGACCCCCGCCACAGCACCGACGTCGAGATCAAATGGGGCCGCCACCCCAAAGGCGACCGCCGAGCCCAGTGGGTCACCGGCGAAGAACGCACCGCCCTGCTCATCCTGATCAGCGGCCGCTTCCACGTCGAACTCCCCGACCGCACAGTCGTCCTCACCGAACCCGGCGACTACGTCGTCTGGGGCAAGGGCGTCGATCACTCCTGGCTGGCCGAGCAGGAGTCGGTCGTCCTGACCGTCCGCTGGCCCTCAGTGGCCGGCTACAAGGTGCCTCCACCCGAATAGCCGTCTGCGCCCGCGCAACCGCTCAACCCGCACGCCCGCACAACCGCCTGGCCGCCCGGCCGCGCAACCGCACGCCCGCACAACCGCCCGGCCGCACGACCGCTCAATTCGCATGCCCGCACAACCGCCCGGCCGCTCAACCCGCCCGGCCGCTCAACCCGCACGACCTCTCGGCCCACACGACTACTCGGCCCGCACGACTACTCGGCCCGCACGACCGCTCGGCCCGCACGACCGCTCGGCTCACGCGTCAGCGAGAGAGAACCTGCGGAGCGCCAACCCCCGCAACCCGCAAACCGCGAACCCCAGAAGGCTCAAGCATGAGACATGATGCATCCTGCATGTGCGAACGGGGCGGCGCATGGTCACCGCGCACGGCCAACCCCGCCAAGCGCGAACCCTGGACGATTCAAGCATAAGGCGCGATGCATCCTGCATCTGCAATCAGCGGATTCGGACACGGCACCCGGGTGGTTATCCGGGCGGCGCGAGACTGACGCCACGGCAGGCAGGGGCCGCAGAAGGCAGGGACCCCTCAAGGCGGGAACCGCTCAAGGCGGGAACCGCGCAAGGCGAGCACCGCGCAAGGCGAGCACCGCGCAAAGCGAGCACCGCGCAAGGCGAGCGCCGCGGGAAGGCAGGGACCGCACAAAGGCGAGCACCGCACAGGGCGGGCGCCGCGCAAGGCGAGCACCGCGCAAAGGCGGGGACCGCGCAAGGCGAGCACCGCACAAGGCGGGGACCGCGCAAGGCGGGCGCCGCACTGCGCTGCGGGTCTATTCGGGTGGGTCGTGGTGGATGCGGGACGGGGCCACGCCGAGCTGTTGCAAGGCCACACTTGTCGCGGCCAGCATCAGTGGGGGGCCGGCCAGGTAGACCTCGTGGTCGGACCACTCGCCGTAGGCGGCGACCGCGTCGGTGACCAGGCCTGATGCGTAGGGGCCGGGGTCGCCTTCGGAGACGACCGGGACCACTGTGGCGCGGCGGGCGGCCCTGGCCACCGCGGCGATCTCGTCGATGTCGTAGAGCTCGTCGAGGTCGCGGACGCCCCAGAAGAGGACCGCGGAGCGGGGGTCGCCGGTGTCCGCGAGCTCGGTCAGCAGGGCCTTGAGCGGCGCCACGCCGGTGTCGCCGGCGATCATCAGCAGGTTGCGCGCCGGGTCGGCGGGCAGGGTCATGGCGCCCTCGGCGCGGCTCAGGCGTACGGGGTCGCCGACCTGGGTGTTGTGGACCAGGGTGCCGCTCACGCCCGTCGTCGTCTTGGCGCGCACGTGCAGTTCGATGAGGTCGTTGCGGCGGGGGGCGCCCGACAGCGAGTAGGGCCGCCAGATCGCGGGCAGGCCGGGCACCTGGATCCGGGCGAACTGGCCCGGCCGGAACGGCATCGGCAGCGTCGGCCGTAACCGCACCACGGCCAGGTCGGGCCGGCGCAGCTCGTGCGCGACGACTGTCGCGTCCCACACCGGCGGCTCGTAGCCTGCGCGGGTCCAGCCGTGGGCGATCCACTCGTACGCGTGCTGCCACGTCGACCGCCAGGCCAGGTCGAAATCCTGCCGCCACTGCCCGGGCGCCATGCCCGCCCGCATCGCCTCGGCCAGGGCCGCCCCGACGAGCTGCAGATGCCCCGGCTCGACGCCGCACGCGGACAGGGCCGCCCCCAGCCGCCCGGTGCCTTCGACGAGGATCGGCGGCCGGTCGAGGTGGTGCACGAGCCAGGTCAGCGCGCGGGCCAGCTGTGCCGTCTGCGTCTCGGCGCCGCCCGGAATCGTCGTCAGCAGCGACGGGTGCGCCTGCAGCAGCGCCGCCCGGAGCCGCTCGGCCACCTCGTCGGGGCCGCCCGCGAACGTCAGGCTCGTGGCGAGCAGCCGCTGGGTCTCGAGCAGCAGGGCGTCGTCGGCCGGGTCCATCCCGTCGCCCGTCACGTCGCGGCGCGCCACCATCGGCGGCATGACGTGCGGCATGTCGAACCCCGGCAACCGTGGCGCCGGTGTCCTGGTCCCGCTCTCGGTCTGCGACTCGCCCTGCAAAGACTCACCCTCGTCCCGTACGCGGTGGCCACCGCCCGAAGCCCACTCGGGCCGGGCGCCGCCCTCCACCTCGTGCACCTGCGGCAGCTGCGGCCACGCCACCGGACGGACCTCCCCCGGCGGCCGCCGCACCGGAAGCCCCGCGAACTGGTTCCGGTTGGGCCGGCCCACGGCCTCCACGTCCGCGAAACGCCCGGCCTCCTCGGGCGTCATCAATGTCTTACCCGCCTGCGGCCCGTTCGCACCAGGAGACTCGTCACGATCGGACGCCCCGGGCCGCCCCTCCGCCCCGGCGTCACCGTGTGCACCGGGTCGCCGCGGCTCTTCGCGGGATTCCCGCGCGAAGAACGACCCGGGGCGCGTGGCGGTCCGCGCGGGATCGATCAGCGGAGTGAACACGGGCGGCCTCGGATCGGCACCCGTGTGCGGCTCCGGGTCGATGGGCGGCAACCCGGCCGGTCGCACGAGCTGCCCGTGGTCGACCGCCTCCAACGCCTGGTCGTCAGAGGGGCCGGGGGCCCCGCTGGGCAGGCGGGACACGGCCGGCCCGACCGGCGGCTCGATGGGGGGCAACCCGACCGGCCGCACGAGCAGCCCGTGGTCGACCGCCTCCAGCGCGAAATCGTCGGCCACGACAGGCACGACGGCCCGGCCGGGACTCACGGGTGCGCGGCCCGCCCCGAGGGTGCCCGCCGCGGGCGGCTCACCGGCCCGCGATTCGAGCGCCGCGTCGTCGGTGCCCCCGGTTTCGTACGGGCCCTTGCTCGCCGAGGCGACGGGCCGAACCGGGTTCCGGCTCCAGAAGGAGCGACCCGGGGCGGGCCCGGCGGCACCATCCGGCTCGCCACCGGACCGGCCCGCAGCACCGGCGTGCGAAGAATCCCCACCGGACCGGCCCGCAGCACCGGCGTGCGAAGAATCCCCACCGGACCGGCCCGCAGCACCGGGGTGCGGCGGCTCGCCGGTGAACGGGACCGGAGCGCCGGGGTGCGAGGAGTCGCCACCGGACCGGCCCGGAGCGCCGGGGTGCGGCGGGCCCGCGGGCAGGCCGGGCCGGGCGGTCGCGGGCGGCAGGGCCTCGTGCGGCTCGGCGGGCGGCAGCGCGGGCAGGGCCTGCGGGTGACCGTGGGCGGCGGCTTCCTGCTCGCGCAGGGCCTCGACCGTGTCGGCGATGCCCGCGGCCACCGCGTCGGGGGCGGCCTGGCGCAGCCGGATGGCCCGCAGCAGCGCGAGCAGATGCTGGTCCGCCCCCGAACCCGATCCGGACGACACTGGCACACCCCCGCTTCGCGGTCGGACGAACAGTTCAACCGTACTTTCGCCACGGCCGCCCCGTCGCACTACCGCGATACGGCTGCGGACATGCGCCGGACCGCTTCGGTCAGGATCTCGGGGCTGGTGGCGTAGTTGAGCCGGACGAAACCGGACCCGGGCGCCCCGAAGCGCGGGCCGGGCTCGAGCGCCACCCTCGCCTCGTGCAGGAAATGGTCCCGGGGTTGCTCGTCGCGCCCCAGGGCGGAGGCGTCGAGCCAGGCCAGATAGGTCGCCTCGGGCGGGACCCAGCCGAGCGCGGGCAACTCGGCGGCCAGCAGCGCGCCCAACTGCTCGCGCCGCGCGGCCAGTGTGCTGATCAGCGTGGCCAGCCAGGCGTCGCCGTCGGTGAACGCGGCGATCGTGGCCAGGGCGCCGAGATGCCCCGTACGCTCTCCGACCTCGGTGAACAGGCCGTCGACCACGCGGGTCATCGCCGGCCCGGCCGTGACCAGGGCGGCGCATTTGAGCCCGGCCAGGTTGAACGCCTTGCTGGCGGAGACGACGGCGATCGCGACGTCGGCCGCGCGCGGGACCGTGAGCAGGGGCGTGAACGTGGCCCCGGGCAGCGCGAGCGGGGCGTGGATCTCGTCGCTGATGATCGGCACGCGGTAGAGCCGGGCCAGGCGGACCAGCTCGGCCAGCTCGTCGGCGGTGTGCACGCGGCCGACCGGGTTGTGCGGATTGCACAGCAGGTAGGCCGCGGGGTGCGTCGCGAACGCCGCCTCCAGCCCGGCCAGGTCGAGCCTGGTGCCGCGTAACGGGACCTCGAGCACCCGGCCGCCGGCCTCGGGCACCCAGTCGAAGAACGGCTGATAGATCGGCGGGCTGATCACGACGGGTTCACCGTGCCGGATGAGCTGCCGCAACACCTCGACCACGCCCACCCCGACGTCGGTCACGGGGCGCACCCGGGCCGGGTCCACATCCCACCCCCACTGCCGCCCCGCGAACCCGGAGAAGGCCTTGCCGACCTCGGGGCCCGGCGCGTGATAACCCAGGTCGCCCCGGGTGACCGCCGCGTGCAGCACCTCGGACACGGGCGGGGCGAGCTCGTAGTCCATCTCGGCGACGAACAGCGGCAGCACGTCTTCGGGAAACGCACGCCACTTCACGCTGCGTCGCAGTCGCAACTCGGCCAGTGGGGGGACGACCAGTTCCGTGTTCATGGCCCCATCCTGCACCGCCCCTCCGACACTTTCCGGCCGCCCGATCAGCACCGTTTCTGGGAATTCGCTGCCGATTCGGGGGAGATTTGGCAGGCTGCATCCAGGATCCGACCGGTTACCCCCGGGCCGCTCGGCTTGAGCCCACGCGAGGCGGAGCCATGAGCATCAGCCACCATCAGACGGCCAGCGGCCGGCCGTTGCGGGTCTCCCCGGCCTGGGTCGGCGGGGCCGGGTCGGCGCAGCATGAACACCTTCTTCCCGTACGGGAGGCCGTCTGGGTGTGGAGCGTGCGCCGGTATGCGCGGATGGCCCTGTGGGCACTGCCCGCGGCCGCCCTGCTCCACGGCTGGACCACTCTGGGCATCGACACCCCGCCCGGCCCGCTCCTGGTCACGTTGACCGCCAACTGGTTGTCCGTCATCGCGATGATCGCCCTGGCCGGTCTGCTGGCCGGCACCCGGACCCGCCGCTCAGCCGTGGCCGGTCTGCTCCTCGGTCTCTCCGGTTTCGTCCTCACCGTCCCCCTGGCCGCGCTCCCGGCCGGCACGGCCGCCGCGGGTTCCCCGCTCACGCCCGACCAGCTGCAGACGGCCGAGGTGGTCGCCGCGGCCGCCGTCGGCGCGGGCTGGGTGCTGCTGGGCTGGGCCGTCTTCCGTTCGCGCCTGGTCAACCCGGCCGACGGCGTGCTGCTGATGCTGGCCGCGGCCGCCATCGGGGCCGGGGCGCACGCCCAGCGCCCGCTGCCGACCGTGGGCGCCCTGTTGCTGCTGGCCGCGGGCACCGGCCTGGCCTGGACGGCCGGGCGCCTGATCCCCCGGCACTGACCGATCCCCCGGCACGGAACTGTCGGACCCTGGTGGCATGCTCCTTGACGGACCCGGTTGACCCCGGGTCCGGTCGAAGGGAGCAGCCATGTCCAAGGTGGTCGCCGACATCTCGGTGTCGCTCGACGGGTTCGTGACGGGTCCCGGGCCCGGGCCCGCGCAGGGTCTGGGCCGCGGCGGCGAGGCGCTGCACACCTGGGTCTTCGAGGGCGACGCCGTCGACAAACGGGTGCTCGAGGAGTCCACGGTCGCCACCGGCGCGGTCGTCATGGGCCGCCGCCTCTTCGACATCGTCGACGCCCCCGGCGGCTGGAACGACGAGATCGGCTACGGGGCGGGCCTGGCCGCCACACCCCCGGTGCTGGTCGTCACCCGCACACCCCCGGCCCTGGTGCGCCTGGCCGACCGGTTCACCTTCGTGGTCGACGGTGTCGCCAGCGCGGTCGAGAAGGCGATCGCCCTGGCCGACGACCGTGACGTCGTCATCATGGGCGGCGGCGCGATCATCCGCGGCGCCCTCGATGCCGGCCTGGTCGACGAGCTGCGGCTGCACCTGACGCCCGTCCTGCTGGGCGGGGGCACGAAGCTGTTCGACGGCGCCGCCCCGCGCCCGCTGCGGCAGATCCACGTGCGCCCGTCGGGCCACGCCACCCACCTGACCTACCGGGTCGACTGACCGCCGTGCCCGACGTTCACCTGATCACCGACCCGGCCGACGAGCGTCTCGGTGACTATCGCGCCCTGACCGATCTCGAACTCCGTACGAAGTGGGAGCCGCCCAACGGGCTGTTCATCGCCGAGGGTGAGCTGGTGCTGCGCCGGGCCCTGCGCGCGGGTTACCGCCCCCGGTCCTACCTGATCGACGAGAAACGCACCGGCCAGATCCTCGACCTGCCCGGCGACGCCCCGATCTACGCGGCCACGCCGGCCGTGCTCGAGCAGGCCACCGGTTTCCACGTGCACCGGGGTGTCCTGGCCTCGTTCCACCGGGCTCCCCTGCGGACGGCGGCCGAGGTGATCGCCACGGCCCGGCGGGTGGCCGTGCTGGAGGACGTGAACAACCACACGAACATCGGGGCGGTGTTCCGGGGCGCCGCCGCGCTCGGCATCGACGCCGTCCTGCTCTCCCCGACCTGCGCCGACCCCCTCTACCGGCGCAGCGTGCGCGTCAGCATGGGCGAGGTCTTCGCGGTGCCGTACGCGCGTCTGGAGCCCTGGCCGGACGGCCTGCAGGAGCTGCGCGACGCGGGTTTCACCGTGCTGGCCCTGACGCCCGCGCCCGATGCCGTGCCGCTGCAGAAGGTCACCGGGCGCGACCGGACGGCGCTGCTGCTCGGGGCCGAGGGGCCCGGCCTGTCGAGGCACGCGCTGGCCGCCAGCGACATCGGAGTCAAGATCCCGATGCGGCGCGGGGTCGACTCGCTCAACGTGGCCGCCGCGGCCGCCGTGGCGTTCTGGGAACTGGGCCGCGACGACCCGGAGACATGAGAAAGGGCCGGCACCGGGCCGGCCCTTTCCTCCGAAGTTATGCGCGTTCGCGGTCCACGACGCCGTTGTAGTCGGCGCCGCCGAGCGCCGCGGACGGCGGGATCGGCTCCGGCGCGGGCAGCGCAGCGGTCTTGTCCGGGTCACCGCTGACCTGCTGCTCGGCCTCGCGCACCTGGTCGTTGACCTTCTGCGCCTCGGCCGCGGCGGCCTCGGCCGCGGCCACGGCCTCCTCGTTCACCGCGGCCGCGTCGACCCCGGCCTTGGGGATGTCGCCGGCCATGTTGGCCAGGCCGCCGAGCGCGCCGCCCATGCCCTCCAGGGCCTTGGTCAGCTCGGTCGGCACGATCCAGACCTTGTTGGCCGTGCCGTTGGCGATCTGCGGCAGAGCCTGCAGGTACTGGTAGGCCAGCACCTTCTGCGACGGGTTGGCGGTGTGGATCGCGTCGAACACCGTACGGATGGCCTTGGCCTGGCCCTCGGCCTGCAGGATGCGCGACTGGCGGTCACCGTCGGCGCGCAGCACCGCTGCCTGCTTCTCACCCTCGGCCGTGAGGATCTGGGCCTGCTTGTGGCCCTCGGCGTTGAGGATCGTCGCGCGGCGTTCCCGCTCGGCGCGCATCTGCTTCTCCATGGAGTCGCGGATGCTCGGCGGCGGCTCGATCGCCTTGATCTCGACGCGGGTGACCTTGATGCCCCAGCGGCCGGTGGTCTCGTCGAGCACCGTGGACAGGTGCCGGTTGATCTCCTCGCGGCTGGTCAGGGCGCGCTCGAGGTCGAGCGAACCGATGACGTTGCGCAGGGTGGTGACCGTCAGCTGCTCGATGGCCTGCAGGAAGTTGGAGATCTCGTACGTGGCCCGCACCGGGTCGACGACCTTGAAATACAGCACCGTGTCGATCGAGACGACCAGGTTGTCGGACGTGATCACCGGCTGCGGCGGGAACGAGACCACCTGCTCGCGCATGTCGACCTTGCTGCGCACCGAGTCGACGAACGGCACCAGCAGGTTGAGGCCCGGGCTCAGGGTCCGCTTGTACTTACCGAGCCGCTCGACGACGTCCATGCGCTGCTGCGGGACGATACGGACGGAACGGAGCAGCGTGACGATG from the Paractinoplanes abujensis genome contains:
- a CDS encoding MalY/PatB family protein, producing the protein MNTELVVPPLAELRLRRSVKWRAFPEDVLPLFVAEMDYELAPPVSEVLHAAVTRGDLGYHAPGPEVGKAFSGFAGRQWGWDVDPARVRPVTDVGVGVVEVLRQLIRHGEPVVISPPIYQPFFDWVPEAGGRVLEVPLRGTRLDLAGLEAAFATHPAAYLLCNPHNPVGRVHTADELAELVRLARLYRVPIISDEIHAPLALPGATFTPLLTVPRAADVAIAVVSASKAFNLAGLKCAALVTAGPAMTRVVDGLFTEVGERTGHLGALATIAAFTDGDAWLATLISTLAARREQLGALLAAELPALGWVPPEATYLAWLDASALGRDEQPRDHFLHEARVALEPGPRFGAPGSGFVRLNYATSPEILTEAVRRMSAAVSR
- the murD gene encoding UDP-N-acetylmuramoyl-L-alanine--D-glutamate ligase gives rise to the protein MRLADLKGRSVAVWGTGREGRAAVTAIAPHGPSRLIAVDDSANFLSVSWEGELAARAPLAGGDHAFPALVSADVVVRSPGVPQTHPWMRELRERGVTVTGGSALWMADHAARTIGVTGSKGKSTTSSLISHLLAAVDRPNVFGGNIGVPLLDMPDDAPLYVLELSSYQCADLTDSPHVAVVTSLFPEHLDAHGGEREYYRDKLNLLRHGPEMIVVNGTDERLRDEIRGVTDANGFPPVPAAAGDSRFRVEDDLVFCSDDVLFPRSTLRLKGAHNGRNLCVALAVLDGLGIDVPGSASRLAEAVASFEGLPHRLSEITDPSGLTFVDDTLSTSPYATMHAIDAYAGKPLTVLLGGTDRGLDYSVLRDFLAERELTVIGLPDSGPRILAVLAGLPGVTAVEAEDLSHAVRLSRELTPADGVVLLSPAAPSYGQFRNFEHRSEAFTEAIRATA
- a CDS encoding signal peptidase I; the protein is MPHDDAPTAPHSAPTHADKPAAAAHAGEPLDAAAHVGRPVPDATVYVGKADLDAPGEQGWLLGHFRPPDDPRHSTDVEIKWGRHPKGDRRAQWVTGEERTALLILISGRFHVELPDRTVVLTEPGDYVVWGKGVDHSWLAEQESVVLTVRWPSVAGYKVPPPE
- a CDS encoding TrmH family RNA methyltransferase, whose amino-acid sequence is MPDVHLITDPADERLGDYRALTDLELRTKWEPPNGLFIAEGELVLRRALRAGYRPRSYLIDEKRTGQILDLPGDAPIYAATPAVLEQATGFHVHRGVLASFHRAPLRTAAEVIATARRVAVLEDVNNHTNIGAVFRGAAALGIDAVLLSPTCADPLYRRSVRVSMGEVFAVPYARLEPWPDGLQELRDAGFTVLALTPAPDAVPLQKVTGRDRTALLLGAEGPGLSRHALAASDIGVKIPMRRGVDSLNVAAAAAVAFWELGRDDPET
- a CDS encoding dihydrofolate reductase family protein, with amino-acid sequence MSKVVADISVSLDGFVTGPGPGPAQGLGRGGEALHTWVFEGDAVDKRVLEESTVATGAVVMGRRLFDIVDAPGGWNDEIGYGAGLAATPPVLVVTRTPPALVRLADRFTFVVDGVASAVEKAIALADDRDVVIMGGGAIIRGALDAGLVDELRLHLTPVLLGGGTKLFDGAAPRPLRQIHVRPSGHATHLTYRVD
- a CDS encoding SPFH domain-containing protein yields the protein MEAVIGVLIIVIVVFAIVTLLRSVRIVPQQRMDVVERLGKYKRTLSPGLNLLVPFVDSVRSKVDMREQVVSFPPQPVITSDNLVVSIDTVLYFKVVDPVRATYEISNFLQAIEQLTVTTLRNVIGSLDLERALTSREEINRHLSTVLDETTGRWGIKVTRVEIKAIEPPPSIRDSMEKQMRAERERRATILNAEGHKQAQILTAEGEKQAAVLRADGDRQSRILQAEGQAKAIRTVFDAIHTANPSQKVLAYQYLQALPQIANGTANKVWIVPTELTKALEGMGGALGGLANMAGDIPKAGVDAAAVNEEAVAAAEAAAAEAQKVNDQVREAEQQVSGDPDKTAALPAPEPIPPSAALGGADYNGVVDRERA